The following coding sequences lie in one Aspergillus luchuensis IFO 4308 DNA, chromosome 8, nearly complete sequence genomic window:
- a CDS encoding uncharacterized protein (SECRETED:SignalP(1-22);~antiSMASH:Cluster_8.15), with product MKFNNAVNIATVACLSVSPALALVTSCFDALDSISKIPGYFIQNVQLNACPAGCAPNIDQWNSDVKDEILNELLEDGIQYTGINDEPAQKAFVKSIDDLYNTVVSKCQKESDGLNLCDDEDKVQPFLDCVNSNAKTAVLKGVPPLLPYITNDRCKKVDDYLNSDQLWKDDFPEHFKSYVDKCHDI from the coding sequence ATGAAGTTCAACAACGCCGTGAACATTGCAACTGTTGCTTGCCTCAGTGTTTCTCCCGCCCTCGCCCTGGTAACCTCGTGCTTTGATGCCCTCGACTCCATTAGCAAAATACCAGGCTACTTTATCCAGAATGTTCAGCTGAACGCCTGTCCGGCCGGTTGCGCACCCAACATCGACCAGTGGAACAGCGATGTGAAGGACGAGATTCTCAACGAACTGTTAGAGGATGGTATCCAATACACTGGAATCAATGATGAGCCGGCACAGAAGGCATTTGTTAAATCCATTGATGACCTATATAACACGGTCGTCTCCAAGTGCCAGAAAGAGTCCGATGGTCTGAACCTctgtgacgatgaagacaaggTACAGCCATTCTTGGATTGCGTCAACAGCAACGCAAAAACCGCCGTTCTCAAAGGGGTGCCCCCATTGCTTCCCTACATTACAAATGACAGGTGCAAAAAAGTCGACGACTACTTGAACAGCGATCAACTGTGGAAGGATGACTTTCCGGAACACTTCAAGTCATATGTCGACAAGTGCCACGATATCTAA
- a CDS encoding putative secondary metabolism biosynthetic enzyme (COG:Q;~EggNog:ENOG410PMAN;~InterPro:IPR002347,IPR036291,IPR020904;~PFAM:PF00106,PF13561,PF08659;~SMCOG1001:short-chain dehydrogenase/reductase SDR;~antiSMASH:Cluster_8.15;~go_function: GO:0016491 - oxidoreductase activity [Evidence IEA];~go_process: GO:0055114 - oxidation-reduction process [Evidence IEA]), whose translation MSLFSLSGKTALITGGTRGIGQAITLGLAEHGADIILVQRSTKISDTQPAVERFGRRCEVVQCDLADREQVEGLISKVVATHSVDILVNCAAIQHRSPAVDYDTLHYEAVMQTNLTTPFILCRDIARHWISQGKRGKIINVASVGSFQGGINVSGYAGSKGGLLQLTRAFSNEWAGKGINVNAIAPGYMIEYVS comes from the coding sequence ATGTCACTGTTTTCCTTGTCCGGAAAGACTGCTCTAATCACCGGCGGCACCCGAGGAATCGGCCAAGCAATCACCCTCGGGCTCGCTGAGCATGGCGCAGACATAATCCTCGTCCAGCGCTCGACAAAAATCTCCGACACCCAACCAGCCGTAGAACGGTTTGGTAGGCGTTGTGAGGTGGTCCAATGTGATCTTGCGGACCGCGAACAAGTTGAAGGACTGATCAGCAAAGTTGTCGCCACTCATTCAGTCGACATCCTCGTCAACTGCGCCGCAATTCAACACCGCAGTCCGGCGGTGGACTACGATACACTCCATTATGAAGCGGTAATGCAAACCAACTTGACAACTCCATTCATTCTCTGTCGCGATATTGCCCGCCACTGGATTTCGCAGGGGAAGCGCGGTAAGATCATCAACGTAGCCAGCGTGGGCAGCTTCCAGGGCGGTATAAACGTTTCGGGGTACGCGGGAAGCAAGGGGGGTTTACTGCAGTTGACCCGTGCGTTCAGTAACGAATGGGCTGGGAAGGGGATCAATGTGAATGCTATCGCTCCAGGGTATATGATTGAATACGTGTCTTAA
- a CDS encoding uncharacterized protein (COG:Q;~EggNog:ENOG410PM8C;~InterPro:IPR001128,IPR036396;~antiSMASH:Cluster_8.15;~go_function: GO:0005506 - iron ion binding [Evidence IEA];~go_function: GO:0016705 - oxidoreductase activity, acting on paired donors, with incorporation or reduction of molecular oxygen [Evidence IEA];~go_function: GO:0020037 - heme binding [Evidence IEA];~go_process: GO:0055114 - oxidation-reduction process [Evidence IEA]), with protein sequence MISEDDKGTWSPKATEDEFNVLAWLVQAAKGSDLDPDTLAHVQVLLALASVHTILRRVVNVLYDLIENPKYIDELRDEIYNVWATTGWNNAADSFSKLYKLDSVLRESQRLSPPTILGSKRLFKQSYTFFLGISIDQ encoded by the coding sequence ATGATCTCGGAAGATGACAAGGGCACATGGTCTCCAAAGGCAACCGAAGATGAATTTAATGTTCTCGCATGGCTGGTACAGGCTGCAAAGGGGTCAGATCTTGATCCTGATACCCTAGCTCATGTTCAGGTTCTTCTCGCCCTGGCATCGGTTCACACTATCCTTCGTCGCGTTGTGAACGTTCTCTATGATCTCATAGAGAATCCGAAGTATATTGACGAGTTGCGAGACGAAATTTACAATGTCTGGGCCACGACAGGTTGGAATAATGCTGCTGATTCCTTCTCGAAACTTTACAAGCTCGACAGCGTGCTACGAGAATCCCAACGTCTCTCCCCACCAACTATTCTTGGTTCAAAGCGGCTCTTCAAGCAGTCGTataccttcttcttgggtaTATCAATCGATCAGTGA
- a CDS encoding glutathione S-transferase family protein (COG:O;~EggNog:ENOG410PGF2;~InterPro:IPR036249,IPR040079,IPR036282,IPR010987, IPR004045,IPR004046;~PFAM:PF13409,PF00043,PF14497,PF13417,PF13410, PF02798;~SMCOG1193:glutathione S-transferase;~antiSMASH:Cluster_8.15;~go_function: GO:0005515 - protein binding [Evidence IEA];~go_process: GO:0006749 - glutathione metabolic process [Evidence IEA]), translated as MTKPITVWLTPPGPNPWKVITILEELQVPYVIHSFKFDDVKKPPFIDINPNGRVPAIVDPNTNLLLWESGAIIQYLEEVYDTDNKLTYDSLNEKHLLNQYLHFQMSGQGPYFGQCGWFNALHSEKLPSAIDRYVKEDHRLLGVLNTVLEDKTWLVGDKCTFADLAFLPWNTRLDMALLTPPGEDPLAPYPNVQAWQKRMESRASWKKVLEVRSKLMDEQGLQPNGIPKGIKTFQEYEEHIASANEAKK; from the exons ATGACCAAGCCCATCACTGTCTGGCTGACGC CCCCTGGACCGAACCCATGGAAG GTTATTACTATCCTAGAAGAGCTGCAGGTTCCATACGTTATACATTCTTTCAAGTTCGATGATGTGAAGAAACCCCCCTTCATAGACATTAACCCCAACGGTCGAGTCCCGG CAATCGtcgaccccaacaccaatTTATTGCTATGGGAGTCAGGCGCTATCATTCAATACTTGGAGGAAGTGTACGACACCGACAATAAGCTCACCTATGACTCGCTCAACGAGAAGCATCTTCTGAACCAGTATCTGCACTTTCAGATGAGCGGACAGGGCCCATACTTCGGGCAGTGCGGATG GTTCAACGCCCTACATTCTGAGAAACTCCCTTCCGCCATTGATCGATATGTCAAAGAGGATCACCGTTTGCTGGGCGTTCTCAATACAGTCCTTGAAGACAAAACGTGGCTCGTCGGGGATAAATGTACATTCGCTGACTTGGCCTTTCTCCCGTGGAATACTCGCCTTGACATGGCCCTTCTTACCCCGCCCGGGGAGGATCCCTTGGCCCCATACCCAAATGTTCAGGCATGGCAGAAGCGCATGGAAAGCAGGGCCTCATGGAAGAAAGTCTTGGAGGTTCGGTCGAAGCTCATGGATGAGCAGGGATTGCAACCAAATGGCATACCGAAGGGTATCAAGACCTTTCAAGAGTACGAAGAGCACATAGCCAGTGCCAATGAGGCGAAAAAGTAA
- a CDS encoding uncharacterized protein (COG:S;~EggNog:ENOG410PRT3;~InterPro:IPR005645,IPR029058;~PFAM:PF03959;~antiSMASH:Cluster_8.15) — translation MRILCLHGYGTSADALQYQLSGLLHSADPSWEFHMLSGEIECPPAPGIETKFTPPYYCWSRTFDAPSIEEAHTLITEAIEDEGPFDGILGFSQGASIIASFLLEQTASHPEEPLPFRFAIFCSTTIPCASDPNYCQSLMGSLSRQDQQRIRSGQDDQLAQLPTSIKAPIEEFVKVIKAGRSITREPIRFFLDRSIEEIPCALHPDHFAGRLSIPTLHLRGHNDLPGLSDCALLVEEFCNPKCRKTILHSAGHDIPRSGSELRQFRAGLEWLIAQSQLTPQ, via the exons ATGCGTATTCTCTGTCTACACGGCTATGGTACGAGTGCCGATGCCCTTCAATATCAACTGTCGGGTCTCCTCCATTCGGCAGATCCCAGTTGGGAGTTTCATATGCTCTCCGGCGAGATCGAATGCCCGCCCGCACCTG GAATCGAAACCAAGTTTACTCCCCCATATTACTGCTGGTCACGCACATTTGACGCACCATCCATCGAGGAGGCTCACACCTTAATCACCGAAGCgattgaggatgagggtcCCTTTGACGGTATCCTAGGATTCAGTCAGGGAGCCTCAATCATtgcctccttcctcctcgaacAGACTGCCAGCCACCCCGAAGAACCACTCCCATTTCGGTTTGCCATATTCTGCTCGACAACAATTCCCTGCGCCTCGGACCCTAACTACTGCCAGTCCTTAATGGGAAGCCTGTCTCGGCAGGATCAGCAGAGGATCCGTTCTGGGCAGGATGATCAGCTTGCACAATTGCCCACATCCATCAAGGCACCAATTGAAGAATTTGTCAAGGTGATCAAGGCAGGCCGGTCGATTACTCGCGAGCCAATTCGCTTCTTTCTGGACCGGTCTATCGAAGAAATTCCCTGTGCCTTGCACCCGGACCATTTTGCGGGCCGCCTCTCGATCCCTACCTTGCATCTACGGGGTCATAATGACCTCCCTGGGTTATCCGACTGCGCCTTGCTAGTCGAGGAATTCTGCAACCCTAAGTGTCGCAAGACCATTCTCCATTCTGCCGGACATGATATCCCGAGAAGTGGGTCGGAGCTGAGACAATTCAGGGCCGGATTAGAATGGCTAATTGCGCAAAGCCAGTTGACACCTCAGTAA